The following proteins come from a genomic window of Methanocella conradii HZ254:
- a CDS encoding ABC transporter substrate-binding protein, whose amino-acid sequence MAVSQASAATGLPCDADCDGQLTASEVKGSVISYMSGNGNVSLDDVRDATYVYTYWNGKPKTITDSINRTITIYRPIKRIVALGNYRTEVVKILGESDKLVGVDTNTRTSSMHYYPELASLPDVGTWSAPNYEKLIELKPDIVITSANTQRVSDCQNKLAPAGIIVIGLDCYRPNMIDVEISKLAYLLDEEKNATKYIEWESRYEKVILDYLSSHPDEKNPTIFMEWGTSFSTYGKGSTGQSVCDIAGGNNIASGLDEYPKIGVEWVVKQNPEVIVRTVSSTGWGWNNTSEPAKSLDEMKKRPGWSEISAFKNNRSYIINSELTWGPDQLVGIAYYAKWLHPGLEIDPEAIYKEYLDEFMHIDYPKGRVFVYP is encoded by the coding sequence ATGGCGGTCTCTCAGGCCTCAGCGGCGACAGGGCTGCCTTGCGATGCCGATTGTGACGGCCAATTAACCGCCAGTGAGGTCAAAGGCTCAGTGATCTCATACATGTCTGGCAATGGTAACGTCAGCCTCGATGATGTACGTGATGCCACATATGTTTATACATATTGGAATGGTAAGCCGAAAACGATAACCGATTCTATAAACAGAACCATTACAATCTATAGGCCTATAAAAAGGATTGTAGCCCTGGGTAATTATAGAACGGAAGTGGTCAAGATCCTGGGCGAGTCGGATAAGCTGGTAGGAGTGGACACTAATACGCGGACAAGCTCGATGCACTACTACCCGGAACTAGCCTCGCTTCCCGACGTAGGCACCTGGTCGGCGCCGAACTATGAAAAGCTGATCGAGCTAAAGCCCGATATAGTGATCACGTCGGCGAACACACAAAGGGTATCCGATTGTCAGAATAAGCTAGCCCCTGCAGGCATCATCGTGATAGGGTTAGATTGTTACAGGCCGAATATGATTGATGTGGAGATATCCAAGCTTGCTTACTTGCTCGATGAGGAGAAAAATGCGACAAAATACATAGAATGGGAATCCAGATACGAGAAAGTAATATTAGATTATCTATCATCGCACCCGGATGAAAAGAATCCCACGATATTCATGGAATGGGGCACATCTTTTTCGACGTATGGAAAAGGTTCGACAGGCCAAAGCGTATGCGATATTGCCGGCGGCAATAACATTGCATCAGGCCTCGACGAATATCCTAAGATTGGAGTCGAATGGGTTGTAAAACAAAACCCCGAAGTGATCGTGAGAACCGTGAGCTCTACGGGCTGGGGATGGAACAATACGAGCGAGCCTGCTAAGTCTCTTGATGAGATGAAAAAGCGTCCTGGGTGGAGCGAGATATCGGCGTTCAAGAATAACAGGAGCTATATAATTAATTCAGAATTGACCTGGGGTCCTGACCAGCTCGTGGGCATCGCATACTATGCTAAATGGCTGCATCCAGGACTAGAGATAGATCCTGAAGCAATATACAAAGAATATCTCGACGAGTTCATGCACATCGATTACCCAAAGGGACGGGTCTTCGTATACCCCTGA